The Gadus macrocephalus chromosome 13, ASM3116895v1 genome includes a window with the following:
- the agtrap gene encoding type-1 angiotensin II receptor-associated protein isoform X1, with the protein MEIPAINLKAIILVHWLLTLWGCMNGLPDSFAWGNFSVLAVGLWAVGQRDSVDAVLMLLIGLSLTILTDIVHFGVYYPLMESLTNSSDAFRFSASMAILSLLLKPVSCFFVYQMYRERGGDYNLHFGFPSVTRDRTAYDSLDHQPPAADPAPPFNQA; encoded by the exons ATGGAAATTCCCGCGATCAATCTTAag GCCATAATACTGGTCCACTGGCTACTGACGTTATG GGGCTGTATGAACGGGCTGCCAGACTCCTTCGCCTGGGGGAACTTCAGTGTGCTGGCCGTGGGCCTCTGGGCGGTGGGCCAGCGGGACTCTGTGGACGCGGTGCTGATG CTGCTCATCGGCCTCAGCCTGACCATCCTGACGGACATCGTCCACTTCGGGGTGTACTACCCGCTGATGGAGTCCCTGACCAACAGCAGCGACGCCTTCCGCTTCAGCGCCAGCATGGCCATCCTCAGCCTGCTCCTGAAGCCCGTCTCCTGCTTCTTCGTGTACCAGATGTACCGCGAGCGCGGCGGAGACTACAACCTCCACTTCG gttttccCTCCGTGACGCGCGACCGAACCGCCTACGACTCCCTGGACCACCAGCCCCCGGccgctgaccccgccccccccttcaACCAGGCCTAG
- the agtrap gene encoding type-1 angiotensin II receptor-associated protein isoform X2, with protein MEIPAINLKAIILVHWLLTLWGCMNGLPDSFAWGNFSVLAVGLWAVGQRDSVDAVLMLLIGLSLTILTDIVHFGVYYPLMESLTNSSDAFRFSASMAILSLLLKPVSCFFVYQMYRERGGDYNLHFDLETSAESRCTTDSADTTYFGRQY; from the exons ATGGAAATTCCCGCGATCAATCTTAag GCCATAATACTGGTCCACTGGCTACTGACGTTATG GGGCTGTATGAACGGGCTGCCAGACTCCTTCGCCTGGGGGAACTTCAGTGTGCTGGCCGTGGGCCTCTGGGCGGTGGGCCAGCGGGACTCTGTGGACGCGGTGCTGATG CTGCTCATCGGCCTCAGCCTGACCATCCTGACGGACATCGTCCACTTCGGGGTGTACTACCCGCTGATGGAGTCCCTGACCAACAGCAGCGACGCCTTCCGCTTCAGCGCCAGCATGGCCATCCTCAGCCTGCTCCTGAAGCCCGTCTCCTGCTTCTTCGTGTACCAGATGTACCGCGAGCGCGGCGGAGACTACAACCTCCACTTCG ACCTGGAGACGTCGGCGGAGAGCCGTTGTACCACAGACAGCGCTGACACCACCTATTTTGGCCGGCAGTACTga